One part of the Cinclus cinclus chromosome 20, bCinCin1.1, whole genome shotgun sequence genome encodes these proteins:
- the SLC16A3 gene encoding monocarboxylate transporter 4, with product MGAVVADDGPSGVKAPDGGWGWAVLFGCFIITGFSYAFPKAVSVFFKELIREFGIGYSDTAWISSILLAMLYGTGPLCSVCVNRFGCRPVMLVGGLFASMGMVIASFCTSIIQIYLTAGVITGLGLALNFQPSLIMLNRYFDKRRPLANGLSAAGSPVFLCALSPLGQILQHEYGWRGGFLILGGMLLNCCVCGALMRPLEPPKKAEATKEPAEKKVKKKLLDFSVFKDGGFVIYALAASIMVLGLFVPPVFVVSYAKDLGYQDTKAAFLLTILGFIDIFARPICGMVAGLKWVRPRCVYLFSFAMIFNGFTDLMGSMSVDYSGLVVFCIFFGISYGMVGALQFEVLMAIVGTQKFSSAIGLVLLAEAMAVLIGPPSAGKLLDATGRYMFVFIIAGIEVTTSALVLALGNFFCIKKKSEEPHTKEEAAEREELNKSENKTPEDAKVDSIEVEQFLKDEPEKNGEVVTNPETCV from the exons ATGGGAGCTGTAGTAGCTGATGATGGTCCATCAGGTGTGAAAGCCCCTGAtggaggctggggctgggctgtccTTTTTGGCTGTTTTATCATCACAGGATTCTCCTATGCCTTTCCTAAGGCAGTCAGTGTCTTCTTTAAAGAACTTATCCGGGAATTTGGCATTGGATATAGTGACACTGCATGGATTTCTTCCATTCTGTTGGCCATGCTTTACGGAACAG GTCCACTTTGTAGCGTATGCGTCAATCGCTTTGGTTGTCGCCCTGTCATGCTGGTGGGTGGCCTTTTTGCATCAATGGGGATGGTGATCGCTTCCTTCTGCACAAGCATCATTCAGATCTATCTAACTGCAGGTGTAATTACTG GTTTGGGTTTGGCACTAAACTTTCAGCCTTCACTCATCATGTTAAACCGTTACTTTGACAAACGCCGGCCCTTAGCCAATGGGCTATCTGCTGCTGGGAGTCCAGTGTTTCTTTGTGCTCTCTCACCGTTGGGACAGATATTACAACATGAGTATGGCTGGAGAGGAGGATTCCTTATCCTGGGTGGGATGCTGCTCAACTGCTGTGTATGTGGAGCACTTATGAGACCTTTGGAGCCACCCAAAAAGGCTGAAGCTACCAAAGAGCCAGCTgagaagaaagtgaagaaaaaactTCTGGATTTCAGTGTGTTTAAAGATGGTGGTTTTGTAATCTATGCTCTAGCAGCATCTATCATGGTGCTTGGTCTCTTTGTTCCCCCAGTGTTTGTTGTGAGTTATGCCAAGGACTTAGGGTATCAAGACAccaaagcagcttttcttctgACTATTCTGGGATTCATTGATATCTTTGCTCGCCCAATCTGTGGAATGGTAGCTGGTCTTAAATGGGTTAGACCACGCTGTGTCTACCTCTTCAGTTTTGCTATGATTTTTAATGGCTTTACAGATCTCATGGGTTCTATGTCTGTTGATTACAGTGGACTGGTGgtcttttgcattttctttggcATTTCTTATGGAATGGTAGGTGCTCTTCAGTTTGAAGTTCTCATGGCTATTGTTGGTACACAGAAGTTTTCCAGTGCTATCGGTTTAGTGCTCCTGGCAGAAGCTATGGCTGTTCTGATTGGCCCACCATCAGCAG GAAAACTCCTGGATGCAACAGGGAGGTAcatgtttgttttcattattgctgGAATTGAAGTTACCACCTCAGCTCTTGTGCTGGCTTTGGGAAATTTCTTCTGCATTaagaaaaaatcagaagaacCACATACaaaagaagaagcagcagaaagagaggaattaaacaaatctgaaaacaaaactccTGAAGATGCCAAGGTGGACTCCATTGAAGTGGAGCAGTTTCTGAAAGATGAGCCTGAAAAAAATGGTGAAGTTGTAACTAACCCAGAAACATGTGTGTGA